The following is a genomic window from Malus sylvestris chromosome 12, drMalSylv7.2, whole genome shotgun sequence.
ATTATTTAACTTTAAAGTAATACAATCAATTAGTTTTGGGTTTAAGAGTAGTAGTCTGCACTGCACCTGATTTCATGAGTTCGATAGTTGATTGTGACGTTCCTTTACTTCATATGCGTTGGCCCGTCGTAATACTGGAAAATTCAAAAATgatctttttagtttttaagtaacaaatttgGGCCAATCAAAGTGATACTATACCCCAAAACAATAGGCAATGACAATAATTGAAATTAAAGTTGTATAAAAATTGACTAGAAGTGAACTTTTCTTAGCACGCAGACAAGACGGCTTACACAAAGTCCAACCGTTGTAATAATATCTCTACAAATTtcctacttttctataaatttaaaacaaaaggaTTTATCCAAAAATCTCCAAATGCATAACGCATGCCACATAAAATTTGGATCAACAAAGGCAATCGTTATTTTTccacaatgaaaaaaaaaaacaaaaatcaaaggcCGCCCAATTAAGAACGAGTCCACATTTTACAAAACACGCGTTTCTGAGTCTTCTTTCAAATCCCCATCCCAACAGTTCTCTCtgcttttttcttcctccttgctcTTCCCTCTAAACTCTTCGTCCTTCCGTGCTAACTCCGCTCGATTTTCGTCCGGTTAAGGACTCGAATCCACGGGCCAAAAGggttttttcatggatgtttgCCTTCATGTATCCATTGAGAAACTCCTAGCCTGCTCTGCTTCCTTTTTTCCGAGCTTTCAATGAGAATTCCTCTGTTTTCATGGCTTTTCTTAATACCCTTTTACTACTTTTCACTCAGCATCAACATATTTCTTGTCTCCGGCCAGTGTCCCGGGGATCAGCAATCTTTGTTGCTACAATTGAAGAACAGCCTCGTATTTGACACTGCAACATCTAAAAAACTTGTGAAGTGGAAGAATGGATCGGATTACTGCTCTTGGGAAGGAGTGTCCTGCAAAAAGGGTTGTGTTTCGAATCTGGACTTGAGCAGCGAGGCGATTAGTGGTGGACTTGATAATTCGAGTTCTCTTTTCGGTCTGAAGTCAATCGAGAACCTGAATTTGGCTTACAATAACTTCAACTACACTCAGATTCCTTCCGAGTTCAAGCAGCTAACCCGATTGATTAATCTGAACTTGTCGAATGCTGGCTTTGCGGGGCAGGTTCCGATTGAGATTTCGCACTTGACGAGGTTGGTAACTCTTGATTTGTCTACCTTTTATTTCCCCGGAACTCCTTCGTTGAATCTTGAGCATCCGAAATTGAATGTGCTGCTTGCGAACTTTTCTGAGCTTGTTGAACTTTATCTTGATGGTGTGAATATATCAGCACAGGGGACCAATTGGTGCCAAGCGATATCATCTTCATTGCCAAAACTGAGGGTGTTGAGCTTGTCCACTTGTAATCTTTCAGGCCCTATTGATAGTTCACTGCTGAAGCTTCAGTCTCTCTCAGTTATTCGTATTGAGAACAACAATTTGTCTACTCAAGTTCCAGAGTTCTTCTCGAATTTCCCGAATTTGACTTCCTTACGAATGGTGAATTCTGGATTATATGGTGCATTCCCAAAGACGATCTTCCAGGTACCTACACTGCAGACTATTGACTTATCCGATAATCCGCAGCTTCATGGTTCCTTGCCAGAATTTCTGAAGAATGGATCTCTTCGATCCCTGGTTCTCAATGGGGCAAATTTTTCAGGCCAGTTGCTTCCAAACTCTATTGGGAACCTCAAATTCCTGTCCAAAATAGATATTGCAACTTGCAATTTCACTGGATCAATCCCGAGGTCAACAGAAGAGCTTACGCAGTTGGTTTATCTGGACTTCGCGAAGAACAAGTTCAATGGTTCAGTTCCATCCTTCAGTATGGCCAAGAATCTGACCCTAATAAATCTTTCAGACAATCAGCTAACGGGTCAGATTACTTCCTCACACTGGGAAAAACTGACTAATCTGGTGAGTCTCGACTTGCGAAACAATCTACTTAATGGGACTATTCCACCATCTGTGTTTTCTCTTCCCATGCTGCAGAAGCTACAGCTTTCTAACAATCAATTTTCTGGTCGTTTGCATGGATCTGCTAATATCTCTGTACTGGACACCCTTGATTTGAGTAGCAACAAGTTGGAAGGGCTAATTCCGATGTCTATCTTTAATTTCCGTGAGCTCAAGATACTTTTACTTTCTTCGAACAACTTTAGTGGCTCCTTTCCACTTAATAGCCTTCAGCAACTGAGAAATCTGTCGAAACTAGATCTTTCATACAGTAGCCTGTCAATTAATTATAACAGTTCCAGTTCCTCATTTTCCTCTTATCCCCGTATTACCACATTGAAATTGGCTTCTGGAAAGTTGGGAGTGTTTCCTGATTTCTTGAGAAATCAATCTCAATTAGTCTATTTGGACCTTTCAGTGAACCAGATACATGGTGAGATACCCAACTGGATTTGGAAGTTGAGTAGTCTTCGTCAACTAAATCTTTCTTGCAACTCTCTGGTAAATCTTCAAAGTCCTTTCCTCAATCTTACTTCTAATTTGTATGTGCTTGACCTTCATTCCAACCAGCTTCAGGGACAAATTCCAATGCTTCCAAGATTGACCACTTATATGGATTACTCAAGAAATAATTTCAGCTCAAGCATTCCGGCCAACATTGGTGATTTCCTTATGTACACTGTGTTCTTCTCTCTTGCAAGCAACAAGTTAAATGGAAGCATTCCAGAATCAATGTGCAAGGCACCATATCTTCAGGTTCTTGATTTGTCCAATAATTCTCTGAGCGGCCCGATTCCCCAATGCTTGACTACCATAAGCAGTGGGACACTGGCAATACTTAATCTAAGGAGAAACAGACTTAATGGTTCTGTTCCTGATGGATTTCCTCAGCATTGCAGTTTAAGAACTCTTGACCTCAATGGAAATCAGATAGAAGGTaaatttccaaaatttcttGGCAATTGCAGAATGCTAGAGgttttaaacattggaaacaatcAGATAAGAGATACCTATCCTTGCTTGTTGAAGAATATATCCTCCTTGCGTGTCCTTGTTTTGCGATCCAACCGTTTTTATGGACACATGGTATGTAACAAAATCAATGGTACCTGGCCAAAGCTTCAAATTGTTGACATAGCTCGCAACAATTTTAATGGTGAAATACGAGGAAGATGCATGAGAACCTGGAAAGCAATAATGACTGATGAAAGTGATGCTGAGTCAAAAACTAATCACCTTCGATTTCAAGTTCTAAAGTTCAGTCAGGTATACTATCAGGATGCTATAACAGTTACAAATAAAGGTCTGGAAATGGAGTTGGTAAAGATTCTAACTGTTTTCACCTACATTGACATCTCATGCAACAACTTTAGTGGATCAATACCTGCGGAGGTGGGACAACTCAAATCGCTctatggcctcaacttgtccatcaATTCTTTCACAGGCCCAATCCCATCATCATTAGGTAACCTACGACAACTTGAGTCGTTAGACCTTTCAAACAACAGCTTGAGCGGGCAAATTCCAGTGGAGTTTGGGGGCCTtactttcctttctttcatgGATGTCTCAAACAATCAACTGGTCGGGAAGATACCAATCAGTACCCAGATTTCAACATTTCCAGCGGAGTCCTTCGCAGGCAATAAAGGATTATGTGGGCCACCTTCACTTGTAAAATGCAGTAATACTAACATGTCACCAAATGCAGCACCAAGGGGTCGAGACAAAGCATCAAAAGTTGAGTTTGATTGGCAGTCCATATATACTGGAGTGGGTTATGGTGTGGGAGGAGGAGTTGTTGTTATCCTCTTAATGGTgtgggaagaaggaagaaactgGTTAGAGGACAGCATTGACAAAATTCTTCTGGTAATTCTTCCAATGATGGGATATTCTTACAGAACTCGTGGTGAATGGGACTATGATGAGGAGGACGAAGATTCCGAAGAAGAGAGCACATATATCATGCAAGACTCTAGCGGAGACGAGATTTATTCAGAAGACAGAGTGTTTCGGGGTCCATATTGTGTGTTTTGTTCAAAACTTGATATAAGTAGGAAGAGGGCCATCCATAACCCAAATTGTACATGCAGTTTTTCACCACCTATTACatcattttcttcctcttcctacTCATTTTCTCCATAGACACAGCGTTTTTTTTTTCGACTTTCTTCTCTATTTCTTCacatttcttcttaatttttactttttctgGTGTTACAGTTTCATATAATTATAAACCCTGAAATGCCGGTGAGGACTTTCATCAAACAGGTGGTAAGCCATTAAACTAGTACACCAAATAAGCGTCTAAAAGTTAAGTTTTTAGGGTAAGTACCTGAACAGAAGTGCGCCATTGATGCTCTCTCGCCCTTCATTGCAAAATGTGGTGCGCGGCATGGCAAAGTGTTGAACTTGTTCGATTTGCTACGGTTCCCGCCCGTGGCACTTGCGACGGAGTCGTTGTTGgacgttaaaacttaaaaacgaACAACTGTATGGACCATATAAAGATGCATCTGGGCTTACTATAAGCCCAATGGATAGTTGGAAAGTATCGTGTAaaagcaaattttccaacaaaaaggaagaaaaacatttcaattaGGTAAAACATATTGGGAATCAATcatgttttttatttacttcTTATATGATTGAAGctacaatttaatttttttcgccCGATAAAATTAGAGGAAATGAACATAACTTACCAGTTTCAACCAGACTCGAAAGGAGTAGATAATCGTGGTTACTAgttgtcattttaaaaaaaaaaacaaagagaaagaaagatatTAGAAAGACCAGTTTCCACTTGATATGTGCTTCGTGCATTCTTATCAGCTTTTTCATGTCTAACGTTGAGGGCTCGTTTAGTAATACTTAATTATGTACTAAACATTGTTGCTCATAATCGTTTTTGCTAAAcattgttttattttctagCCGGCTACATGGCATTACACACTACCAAAGTATTTCGTTTTTTTTGGGAACTGTGCgccatttttgttattttttatttttcatacaaGTGCTATAAGGAAatttaggagaaattttttattgtgccCGTAACACGGGTGTtatatcacgtgtcattatataagtggagggaagttttatattttaagttgttaattttttaacacaaataTCTCACCACTTTTTTAGTGACACGTGGTATATCATCCAATGTTCCTAATACATTTAATTTTTTCTCAAAATCTAGGTTGGTTCATgatttttattactttttatttttattgtgcaTTAATATATGGTTAAAACAAGGgagctttaacgaaaagtttccaGTAATgttaattttaacaaaaaaaccacttttttactctaaaaagtcaatcctagtactattcacttacaacacatttttgtctttttcgttaaaactcaaagttttcaagtcattttcattagttttcatgtGTCTTATTAATTGCTTCAAATTTTTTCTTCATTGTCGTTGGATATGTTAAATCAAAAGTAAGGCATTTATATATCATACGACTAACtcaatttttaaattgaaaaagaCACTAATATTTAGTCTAAAAGATACGATTGGCAAGGTGAATCCCAACTAACTCAAAAGTTGAGGAATTCAAGTGCTTCAGAATGAAGTACATAATATGTACCTCTTAATTAAGTGGTTTTACAACTTAACACCGTTTCTAAGTATTTTCTAGCAAACgtaataaaaatattgttttttattgttaGAAAACCCTTTTAGCGTTGTTTCAAAAGTAGTTTCAAACGCATAAAaactcgtttggatgtgtttttaaaataactgaaatcacttttagtaaaaatatttttagaaccaatcatTGGTAAAAATATCAGTAAATCTTAAAAAAGTACTTAAAGTACTTCCtgaaagaagcacataattggtgATTCTTGTAGAAAGCgcttaaagtgcttttgaaacctaaaaatattttctctaaaagcgctttcaaccattttaaaaacacatccaaacaagTTCTAAGTGATTGATGTttgtttgattatttattttgaCTAATTTACTCTTTGTACATTCTTTTTTATCTTTAGCATAATAAGTACGAATTCAAAAGTTTCACAAACCTGTACTTGAGTATGTAGAAACTAAACTCACATATATCCGATCGGTTCATCTAGGGAGGTTTCTACTCCGCTAACGCTATAATTCGGTCAGGGTGAAATTTTAGGGCACGATAGATTATATAGTAAGAAAAATACTTGTTAGctaaaaaatagataaaattaGAAAGTGCAAATTGATTCACAATGCATCACTTTTTAGGAGTTTTTATTACAAGAGTATATTGATCCAAGATAACTCCCTTAATACTATAGGAAGGAAACTAACGAGTATCGACCCAAGCACGTATTTAGCAAACATGCCCTACTAATCCACCCTAAAACCCACTGGATATTTAAGCTAATCGATACTTTTAGGATCATTCCTAGGTTCATCAGCACACCAAATTTGCACTTAATCTAAATCGGTCTCGACAGAAACCATCAAACACAGAGAACATTCCTTTCCATTTTTAGAGCAACACAAAGTACCATTAGTTAAAAGCaacatttttgttatttaaacaCACCACCACTACCATCAAATCGCATCTAGCTCCCAACATATACTAATACATAACCTAATACGAGAGAGAGACTTAATCTAACTAGTTTCTttatgagagagagaaggattTGGCGATCCTAACCCAGCCGTCCCCTCTCTACTAAAGCTAGCTATAATATTTCATATAGGCTTCAATATTGGCAAGGGTTTCTTGACCTTGGAAGCAATTATACTCCggcattattggaatattaACCGCTGGCGATGGTGGTTGCACTGAAGCAGCAGCACTAACGAAATTGCTGTGAGCGAACAAATCATGAGTCTGCTGATGATGCTGCGGGGGAAGCTGATCAAAGCACCCAGTTGGATGAAGACCATGACGATGAGCTGGAatgtccatcaacatggacggTGATGGATCATGGTGATCGTCCACAGAGTTGATCATGCTCTGGTGAAGCCATATCTGAGTCTTGAGGAACTTCACATAGTGGATAGCCTCCTCCAGCATGGACACAGTGTCAAGCTTGGTCCCACCAGGAACCAAGCTCTGCAAGATCTTGAACCGGTCACTGATCCTGTGCCTCCTCTCGCGAGCAGCCACGCTCTGTGGATCAGTGGACAGCCTCACTCCTTTGCTTTTGTTCTTCCCACCACCACGATTGTTTTTTGTCACGGAAGAAGAAGATTTAGAGAAATTATTTGAGCTAGAGTCGTTAGTAGCAGTGAAGTAGTCCATTTAGCTAGCCAGGCACAGTAAACCGTAGCTATTTGTTACTTGAATCTGGGCTTTTGTGGCTAGCTAGAACTTGGTAGGAAGAAGTGCTTTTGGGCACGTATTTATAGATAGGGAAAGATGGATTGTGGATTTCTTTattaatttgatgattttgaatgAAGGGGAaggagagatggagagagatgTCGTCATGTAAGTCAGCCAATCTTTGGCGCAGGATTCGGGTGTCTACCTAGGGTCCTATACAGAGGCCCAGGAGTTCTTTAGCCTAAGCACAAGGCTTCCTTTGCTTTTTGCTTCTCTTTTAATTTcttcaaattattattattattattttagcatTTGATGGATATTATACATTTGTACTATATACACATTTATCTAAAGTGACTTTGTAGTATGCTAGTattgttttgtgagttttttttttttttttcacaagtaTCATATAACATGTTATAAGACGGATTCTTTTATTACTAATTGAAAACACCTCCCTCCAAAAACAAGGAATAGTGCCTCTGAACCAGTCGgcaagagagagtgagagagggtCCGGTGTCTTGTTGTTAGGGTTGGAGTCCAATTGGCTTTTCGTGGCTGGTCAGGAATGAAGGGAAAGACTAAAGAGAGAAGTCGGGGGTAGGGGCCCTTTTTTATGAAATCTAAGTGGATGTTACCTAGTTGCAGGTGTGTCTAAATCCGAGGACCAAATCCTTGCCGGGCTTTTAAATTGTACGATTAtgctttttataatttttatcctTAGGATATACACTGTTTTCTGAAAGAGATATACTATTCATGTCCCTCAATTGCACCTctttaggaagaaaaagaaaaggattcGAGGTCTTATCATCAGCTCTTCTTTTGAAGATAGTTTTTTATCAAAAATTGCTTCAACTAGTCCTACGATTCAAGCTAGATCCCCAAACACACCCGTTGAATATTGTCCTTGAATATTTAACCCGATTCTCCATAATTAATACTATACGTACAATATTCTAGATAAGAAATTTGTTGAATCAATGTGTTAGGTTGTATGCTTATTTTTTTCTATCTCTTAAATTTCATATCGTAATAATACttttaaatttcttcatttacatttgaaagaatcacattttgataagatttTCTCTTAGGAGTTAGACAATTCTTTGTGTGAATtaattcaaaaattttaaaagagaagttttctATAATATTCTATCCATGATGGCACATAGAAATTATTTGGTAAAATTATATTAGACTTGCATATACATGTTGTTAGCTCAAAATTTTGAGTACGAGTAACATTAATTGTTGTAACGATAGTatatttgtacttgtgtaaacaactatcaaaacaaaagaacacatttattggaaatcaaattctttatatataaatatatatcataATTTTCGATCAAGTTACCATTTTAATTCAGGATGAATGCAAATTCTTTAGCCCTAACTAGTTCACATGCATGGAAATTATTTGCTATATGAACAACACTATGGAATGTCGTGACGAATcatttttttcaagaaaaaaaaatcacaacacTATCAATGTTCCCCCATTCCAATGGGCATAGAAGAACACATTGATACATTCACTACAAGTACCGTTTCAATTGGTAGATTCAAAAAATTTTGCATTCAGCAGTGGGAATGATAGATTGTTGCTTTCCCACATAAAAGATAAAAGCAAGTATGAAAACAACTATTAAAAGAAGCAACCGAACCAGGTGGGGCTGGGGGGTCCCTAGCAGGACACATCAGGCTCCAGTTTAATTTGACAATGGGGGTGGGTAGAACCCCAATTATTCTTACttgttcaaaagaaaattacctGCTTTATCTGTCTTCGTCAAACCAACATCAGTCACAAACAGATGATGTATGAGGTGATAGTTTTGAccacatatatattatgttaacaTAAAATTTGTTTCGGATTTTGTATTTGAACGCCATCATACCTCTCGTTGTGTGTATGGCTGATCTCTATACAAATTAAGGATGTGaacaaataaatacaatcagtATTAAGTCTGTCTAGCTAACCTATGAATGTGCATGCATGTAGAAGTTGTCTATGTGGACAAAGGCGAAGCCAAAAATTTAATGAAGTGGGATAACTTACAGAATCGAAGCTCATTTTCGTGACAAATAAAAGTAATTTGTTCGACTTGTTACAAAATTTGGCACATTTTTCTCTATTATTTTCTTTACGTATTGTATTAAGAAGCTTCATATAAAGTTCCCACACGGAAAAAGTGAGAGCGGGCACGTGCCCTTGGAGAAAACATAAAACattacattttacaaaaatatgAAGAGAAAAAACAAGGAACATATATATTATTCCACTGTCCACACGTGCTGGGACGGAGGGAGTTGGTAACCTGCGGATTAGCCACTTGATGTTTGAGTGTTGGGCCCCGTGAAGATTGGAAATGGAAACATCGACATCATATGGAGGGATGACTTACTATTGAGGAAAAGTAAGTGACTGTTACGAGGCCGGCAGGAATGGTTTTTAGCTTTATAAGGTGAATACAGTGCACAGGGTTTTTTACCGTTGCTGCAGTTTTTGAGTAACAGAAACGTTACGAAACGTCTTCTGTGTTGCCCCAGCTGCTTCATATGCTTTGTTTTTTCACGGTGTTACACTCATCCTTCAGAGTCTCAAACCCTCTCCTCCTTCCATATATCTCTTTCTGCATTTAATGGAAGTTGACTTGTTCTTACTGCATTATGCTGTTTTCGGCACCGATTCGGTAAAAGTAGAAGAATTAAGAAGAGCGCACGCAAGTATAAGAATCACGGAACTCTTGCTCCACTCTCAGACTAAAATACACATCATTTTAATTTAACCAACTTATGAAATATTGGCTTTTGCGTTGACATTATCACATAGAATTTATTACCTGAAAAAGTTGGTTTAGTAGTAATTATCTCAGAACGTTGGAGAATTTAAAAGTTTGAGTACCCAACTCCCCACtgttaaaaagaaataaaatgaagTTTATAGTTGGACAACTTGACATATTTGTTTAGCAAAtttacacacatacatatatattaaaGAATAAATACGAATTACTATTCAggtttattaatatatttttttaatttgtaagtaAGAAGCATCAGGTTCAACTCACATGAATAACAATGACGTATAGTGTTTGTAATGAGATTTATACCTAATTATAGCTAGTTTATTATGCGGTTTTAACTCCATACATTTTTCTCTTCAGAATGTGTGCAAAAGTAAAAGAATACATAATAAACATGATAAATTTGATAGTATAAGTTGAACTTAATTTGACAACCGtaaaacatacatacatatatagaaATGTTCTCTTGATCGACCAAAAAAGGCACTATCACTTACATATAGTTATCTCATCCAATTAAGTT
Proteins encoded in this region:
- the LOC126592517 gene encoding receptor-like protein 7 isoform X7, whose protein sequence is MKTPLLSWLFLLCICYVSLTFHTFVVSTQCPGDQQSLLLKLKNSLAFNHTTSQKLVKWNNGSDYCSWEGVSCKRGCVSNLDLSNEAITGGLDNSSPLFGLKSIDNLNLAYNFFNHAQIPSEFKQLTGLSNLNLSNAGFAGQVPIEISHLTRLVTLDLSTFYFPGTPSLNLEHPKLNVLLANFSELVELYLDGVNISAQGTNWCQAISSSLPKLRVLSLSTCNLSGPIDSSLLKLQSLSVIRIENNNLSTQVPEFFSNFPNLTSLRMVNSGLYGAFPKTIFQVPTLQTIDLSDNPQLHGSLPEFLKNGSLRSLVLNGANFSGQLLPNSIGNLKFLSKIDIATCNFTGSIPRSTEELTQLVYLDFAKNKFNGSVPSFSMAKNLTLINLSDNQLTGQITSSHWEKLTNLVSLDLRNNLLNGTIPPSVFSLPMLQKLQLSNNQFSGRLHGSANISVLDTLDLSSNKLEGLIPMSIFNFRELKILLLSSNNFSGSFPLNSLQQLRNLSKLDLSYSSLSINYNSSSSSFSSYPRITTLKLASGKLGVFPDFLRNQSQLVYLDLSVNQIHGEIPNWIWKLSSLRQLNLSCNSLVNLQSPFLNLTSNLYVLDLHSNQLQGQIPMLPRLTTYMDYSRNNFSSSIPANIGDFLMYTVFFSLASNKLNGSIPESMCKAPYLQVLDLSNNSLSGPIPQCLTTISSGTLAILNLRRNRLNGSVPDGFPQHCSLRTLDLNGNQIEGKFPKFLGNCRMLEVLNIGNNQIRDTYPCLLKNISSLRVLVLRSNRFYGHMVCNKINGTWPKLQIVDIARNNFNGEIRGRCMRTWKAIMTDESDAESKTNHLRFQVLKFSQVYYQDAITVTNKGLEMELVKILTVFTYIDISCNNFSGSIPAEVGQLKSLYGLNLSINSFTGPIPSSLGNLRQLESLDLSNNSLSGQIPVEFGGLTFLSFMDVSNNQLVGKIPISTQISTFPAESFAGNKGLCGPPSLVKCSNTNMSPNAAPRGRDKASKVEFDWQSIYTGVGYGVGGGVVVILLMVWEEGRNWLEDSIDKILLVILPMMGYSYRTRGEWDYDEEDEDSEEESTYIMQDSSGDEIYSEDRVFRGPYCVFCSKLDISRKRAIHNPNCTCSFSPPITSFSSSSYSFSP
- the LOC126592517 gene encoding receptor-like protein 6 isoform X4 → MKTPLLSWLFLLCICYVSLTFHTFVVSTQCPGDQQSLLLKLKNSLAFNHTTSQKLVKWNNGSDYCSWEGVSCKRGCVSNLDLSNEAITGGLDNSSPLFGLKSIDNLNLAYNNFNYTQIPSEFKQLTRLINLNLSNAGFAGQVPIEISHLTRLVTLDLSTFYFPGTPSLNLEHPKLNVLLANFSELVELYLDGVNISAQGTNWCQAISSSLPKLRVLSLSTCNLSGPIDSSLLKLQSLSVIRIENNNLSTQVPEFFSNFPNLTSLRMVNSGLYGAFPKTIFQVPTLQTIDLSDNPQLHGSLPEFLKNGSLRSLVLNGANFSGQLLPNSIGNLKFLSKIDIATCNFTGSIPRSTEELTQLVYLDFAKNKFNGSVPSFSMAKNLTLINLSDNQLTGQITSSHWEKLTNLVSLDLRNNLLNGTIPPSVFSLPMLQKLQLSNNQFSGRLHGSANISVLDTLDLSSNKLEGLIPMSIFNFRELKILLLSSNNFSGSFPLNSLQQLRNLSKLDLSYSSLSINYNSSSSSFSSYPRITTLKLASGKLGVFPDFLRNQSQLVYLDLSVNQIHGEIPNWIWKLSSLRQLNLSCNSLVNLQSPFLNLTSNLYVLDLHSNQLQGQIPMLPRLTTYMDYSRNNFSSSIPANIGDFLMYTVFFSLASNKLNGSIPESMCKAPYLQVLDLSNNSLSGPIPQCLTTISSGTLAILNLRRNRLNGSVPDGFPQHCSLRTLDLNGNQIEGKFPKFLGNCRMLEVLNIGNNQIRDTYPCLLKNISSLRVLVLRSNRFYGHMVCNKINGTWPKLQIVDIARNNFNGEIRGRCMRTWKAIMTDESDAESKTNHLRFQVLKFSQVYYQDAITVTNKGLEMELVKILTVFTYIDISCNNFSGSIPAEVGQLKSLYGLNLSINSFTGPIPSSLGNLRQLESLDLSNNSLSGQIPVEFGGLTFLSFMDVSNNQLVGKIPISTQISTFPAESFAGNKGLCGPPSLVKCSNTNMSPNAAPRGRDKASKVEFDWQSIYTGVGYGVGGGVVVILLMVWEEGRNWLEDSIDKILLVILPMMGYSYRTRGEWDYDEEDEDSEEESTYIMQDSSGDEIYSEDRVFRGPYCVFCSKLDISRKRAIHNPNCTCSFSPPITSFSSSSYSFSP
- the LOC126592517 gene encoding receptor-like protein 6 isoform X9, whose product is MFHSASICLWTHLKDTLTFDPATSQKLVNWNNGSDYCSWEGVSYKEGCVSNLDLSFESITGGLDNSSSLFGLKSIENLNLAYNNFNYTQIPSEFKQLTRLINLNLSNAGFAGQVPIEISHLTRLVTLDLSTFYFPGTPSLNLEHPKLNVLLANFSELVELYLDGVNISAQGTNWCQAISSSLPKLRVLSLSTCNLSGPIDSSLLKLQSLSVIRIENNNLSTQVPEFFSNFPNLTSLRMVNSGLYGAFPKTIFQVPTLQTIDLSDNPQLHGSLPEFLKNGSLRSLVLNGANFSGQLLPNSIGNLKFLSKIDIATCNFTGSIPRSTEELTQLVYLDFAKNKFNGSVPSFSMAKNLTLINLSDNQLTGQITSSHWEKLTNLVSLDLRNNLLNGTIPPSVFSLPMLQKLQLSNNQFSGRLHGSANISVLDTLDLSSNKLEGLIPMSIFNFRELKILLLSSNNFSGSFPLNSLQQLRNLSKLDLSYSSLSINYNSSSSSFSSYPRITTLKLASGKLGVFPDFLRNQSQLVYLDLSVNQIHGEIPNWIWKLSSLRQLNLSCNSLVNLQSPFLNLTSNLYVLDLHSNQLQGQIPMLPRLTTYMDYSRNNFSSSIPANIGDFLMYTVFFSLASNKLNGSIPESMCKAPYLQVLDLSNNSLSGPIPQCLTTISSGTLAILNLRRNRLNGSVPDGFPQHCSLRTLDLNGNQIEGKFPKFLGNCRMLEVLNIGNNQIRDTYPCLLKNISSLRVLVLRSNRFYGHMVCNKINGTWPKLQIVDIARNNFNGEIRGRCMRTWKAIMTDESDAESKTNHLRFQVLKFSQVYYQDAITVTNKGLEMELVKILTVFTYIDISCNNFSGSIPAEVGQLKSLYGLNLSINSFTGPIPSSLGNLRQLESLDLSNNSLSGQIPVEFGGLTFLSFMDVSNNQLVGKIPISTQISTFPAESFAGNKGLCGPPSLVKCSNTNMSPNAAPRGRDKASKVEFDWQSIYTGVGYGVGGGVVVILLMVWEEGRNWLEDSIDKILLVILPMMGYSYRTRGEWDYDEEDEDSEEESTYIMQDSSGDEIYSEDRVFRGPYCVFCSKLDISRKRAIHNPNCTCSFSPPITSFSSSSYSFSP
- the LOC126592517 gene encoding receptor-like protein 7 isoform X3 yields the protein MKTPLLSWLFLLCICYVSLTFHTFVVSTQCPGDQQSLLLKLKNSLAFNHTTSQKLVKWNNGSDYCSWEGVSCKRGCVSNLDLSNEAITGGLDNSSPLFGLKSIDNLNLANNSFNYTQIPSEFKQLTGLRNLNLSYAFFAGQVPIEISHLTRLVTLDLSTFYFPGTPSLNLEHPKLNVLLANFSELVELYLDGVNISAQGTNWCQAISSSLPKLRVLSLSTCNLSGPIDSSLLKLQSLSVIRIENNNLSTQVPEFFSNFPNLTSLRMVNSGLYGAFPKTIFQVPTLQTIDLSDNPQLHGSLPEFLKNGSLRSLVLNGANFSGQLLPNSIGNLKFLSKIDIATCNFTGSIPRSTEELTQLVYLDFAKNKFNGSVPSFSMAKNLTLINLSDNQLTGQITSSHWEKLTNLVSLDLRNNLLNGTIPPSVFSLPMLQKLQLSNNQFSGRLHGSANISVLDTLDLSSNKLEGLIPMSIFNFRELKILLLSSNNFSGSFPLNSLQQLRNLSKLDLSYSSLSINYNSSSSSFSSYPRITTLKLASGKLGVFPDFLRNQSQLVYLDLSVNQIHGEIPNWIWKLSSLRQLNLSCNSLVNLQSPFLNLTSNLYVLDLHSNQLQGQIPMLPRLTTYMDYSRNNFSSSIPANIGDFLMYTVFFSLASNKLNGSIPESMCKAPYLQVLDLSNNSLSGPIPQCLTTISSGTLAILNLRRNRLNGSVPDGFPQHCSLRTLDLNGNQIEGKFPKFLGNCRMLEVLNIGNNQIRDTYPCLLKNISSLRVLVLRSNRFYGHMVCNKINGTWPKLQIVDIARNNFNGEIRGRCMRTWKAIMTDESDAESKTNHLRFQVLKFSQVYYQDAITVTNKGLEMELVKILTVFTYIDISCNNFSGSIPAEVGQLKSLYGLNLSINSFTGPIPSSLGNLRQLESLDLSNNSLSGQIPVEFGGLTFLSFMDVSNNQLVGKIPISTQISTFPAESFAGNKGLCGPPSLVKCSNTNMSPNAAPRGRDKASKVEFDWQSIYTGVGYGVGGGVVVILLMVWEEGRNWLEDSIDKILLVILPMMGYSYRTRGEWDYDEEDEDSEEESTYIMQDSSGDEIYSEDRVFRGPYCVFCSKLDISRKRAIHNPNCTCSFSPPITSFSSSSYSFSP